The following are from one region of the Moritella sp. 24 genome:
- the metA gene encoding homoserine O-succinyltransferase: protein MPIRIKDGLPAAEILGNENIFVMLDSRATKQEIRPLQVVILNLMPKKIETENQILRLLSNTPLQVNVELLRIDYRASKNTPQEHIDEFYHDFERIRHNNYDGLIITGAPLGLVDHDEVVYWPQIEEIINWSKTHVVSTLFLCWAAQAALKVLHGIDKKIHDKKFSGVYPQQTFHRHNPLVRGFDDEFSVPMSRYANFSADMFKDTDLNILAANDETGVYLAASKDFRQVFVTGHPEYSAGTLHQEYMRDLADGVEADVPVNYYKNNDAENAPRVTWRSHGNLLYSNWLNYYVYQETPYDLNDL, encoded by the coding sequence ATGCCGATTAGAATTAAAGACGGGTTACCGGCTGCAGAAATATTAGGTAATGAAAATATTTTTGTGATGTTAGACTCACGTGCAACCAAGCAAGAAATCAGACCGCTTCAGGTCGTTATTCTTAACCTTATGCCGAAGAAAATTGAGACTGAAAATCAGATTTTACGGTTATTATCGAATACGCCACTGCAAGTGAATGTAGAGCTATTACGTATTGATTACCGAGCCTCTAAAAATACCCCTCAAGAACACATTGATGAGTTCTATCATGATTTTGAACGCATTCGTCATAACAATTATGATGGCTTAATTATAACGGGTGCACCGTTGGGCTTAGTTGATCATGATGAAGTGGTGTATTGGCCACAAATTGAAGAAATCATCAACTGGTCTAAAACTCATGTCGTTTCGACCTTATTCCTATGCTGGGCTGCGCAAGCTGCATTGAAAGTTCTGCATGGTATTGATAAAAAAATCCACGATAAGAAATTTTCTGGTGTCTATCCACAGCAAACATTCCATCGCCATAATCCGTTAGTGCGTGGCTTTGATGATGAATTTTCAGTGCCGATGTCACGCTACGCTAATTTTTCCGCTGATATGTTTAAAGACACAGATTTAAATATTTTAGCTGCCAATGATGAAACAGGTGTGTATTTAGCGGCATCAAAAGATTTCCGTCAGGTATTTGTAACAGGACATCCTGAATACAGTGCTGGCACTTTACACCAAGAATATATGCGTGATCTTGCTGATGGTGTAGAAGCAGATGTACCCGTTAATTATTATAAAAACAACGATGCCGAAAATGCACCTCGTGTTACTTGGCGTAGTCATGGTAATCTGCTCTATAGCAACTGGTTAAACTATTACGTTTATCAAGAAACGCCATATGACTTAAACGATCTATAG
- a CDS encoding trimeric intracellular cation channel family protein, with protein MLTYIYLIAITAEAMSGALMAGRRNMDIFGVAVIAFVTALGGGTVRDLLLGNFPISWTQHPHYVYITICAGLFTILIAKHMNHLRRLFLVLDALGLIAFTIIGCNVAMKLGYHPTVIIMAGMITGICGGVLRDLLCNRTPVVFSKEIYAGISLLVAVLYLSLETLGIDHNINLIVAFCVGVTLRLCAIYWKWSLPTFSYTSEEWD; from the coding sequence ATGCTCACTTACATCTATTTAATTGCCATTACTGCCGAAGCTATGTCTGGCGCATTAATGGCTGGCCGTCGTAATATGGATATCTTCGGTGTGGCGGTTATCGCATTTGTTACCGCACTTGGTGGTGGTACTGTACGTGATCTATTATTGGGGAATTTTCCGATATCTTGGACACAGCATCCACACTATGTCTACATTACAATATGTGCAGGTTTGTTTACTATTTTAATTGCTAAACACATGAATCATTTACGCCGTTTGTTCTTGGTATTGGATGCGCTTGGTCTGATTGCATTTACGATTATTGGCTGTAACGTGGCAATGAAACTGGGGTACCACCCAACCGTGATAATTATGGCTGGGATGATCACGGGTATTTGTGGCGGTGTATTACGTGACCTACTTTGCAACCGAACACCAGTGGTATTCAGTAAAGAAATCTACGCGGGTATCTCGTTATTAGTTGCGGTACTTTACTTGAGCTTAGAAACGCTAGGTATTGACCACAATATCAATCTTATTGTGGCCTTCTGTGTCGGTGTTACATTGCGTTTATGCGCTATTTATTGGAAATGGTCTTTACCTACCTTTAGCTACACATCGGAAGAATGGGACTAA
- a CDS encoding YacL family protein yields MDFEFRKDTLTDTYRVIISMEQMALGNWFQGTLGTDKATIALIQAELDLLKSRQKQEYRLIGDEMTLTLTQEDACVCANSELIDFGEELEDDMHFYDAETVAVCGLEDFEVLLQAWLRFFSQR; encoded by the coding sequence GTGGATTTTGAATTTCGAAAAGATACCCTTACAGATACCTACCGAGTAATCATATCAATGGAACAGATGGCGTTAGGTAATTGGTTTCAAGGCACTTTGGGCACGGATAAAGCGACTATTGCACTGATCCAAGCTGAGCTCGACTTATTAAAATCGCGCCAAAAACAAGAATATCGTTTAATTGGTGATGAAATGACATTAACTCTAACGCAGGAAGATGCGTGTGTTTGTGCGAACTCAGAGCTCATTGATTTTGGGGAAGAGTTAGAAGATGACATGCATTTTTATGATGCGGAAACAGTAGCAGTTTGCGGCTTGGAAGATTTTGAAGTCTTACTCCAAGCCTGGTTACGCTTTTTTAGTCAGCGCTAG
- the acnB gene encoding bifunctional aconitate hydratase 2/2-methylisocitrate dehydratase: MLEAYRKHVEERAADGVVPKPLDAEQVAGLVELVKAPIAGEEEFILDLLTNRVPPGVDEAAYVKAGFLTAVAKGEATSPILSAERATELLGTMQGGYNIETLVELLDVDALAPIAAKALSHTLLMFDAFYTVEEKAKEGNKFAQQVMQSWADAEWFLSKPEVAEKITVTVFKVPGETNTDDLSPAPDAWSRPDIPLHALAMLKNEREGVSATPLQAIEELKEKGHQVAYVGDVVGTGSSRKSATNSVLWCMGDDIPFVPNKRGGGICIGSKIAPIFFNTMEDSGALPLEFDVSDLSTGDVIDIYPYQGVVKANETGAAITEFKIKTDVILDEVRAGGRIPLIIGRGLTTRARTALGLEDSTVFRLPEDVAASSKGYSLAQKMVGKACGVTGVRPNQYCEPKMTTVGSQDTTGPMTRDELKDLACLGFSADLVMQSFCHTAAYPKPVDVQTHHTLPDFIRNRAGVSLRPGDGVIHSWLNRMLLPDTVGTGGDSHTRFPLGISFPAGSGLVAFAAATGVMPLDMPESILVRFKGELQPGITLRDLVNAIPYYAIQKGLLTVEKEGKINAFSGRVLEIEGLPELKVEQAFELSDASAERSAAGCSIKLSEAPIIEYLESNIVMLNWMIAEGYGDPKTIARRVAEMKAWIADPQLLEADADAEYAEIIEIDLADVKEPILACPNDPDDVKLLSDVAGVAIDEVFVGSCMTNIGHFRAAGKLLEKFNGSLPTRMWVTPPTRMDAAQLSDEGYYSIFGKAGARTEMPGCSLCMGNQARVGDNTTVVSTSTRNFPNRLGTGAMVYLSSAEVAAVAAIKGKIPTVAEYMELASEIDATAADTYRYLNFDKIASYIEKANEVIAQEAV; encoded by the coding sequence GTGTTAGAAGCTTATCGTAAACATGTCGAAGAACGTGCCGCTGATGGGGTTGTGCCTAAACCTCTTGATGCTGAACAAGTTGCTGGTCTAGTTGAATTGGTAAAAGCACCAATTGCTGGCGAAGAAGAATTTATTTTAGATCTTTTAACTAATCGCGTACCACCAGGTGTGGACGAAGCTGCTTATGTTAAAGCAGGTTTTTTAACTGCGGTAGCTAAAGGCGAAGCGACATCACCGATCTTATCTGCAGAACGTGCTACTGAATTATTAGGCACAATGCAAGGTGGTTACAACATCGAAACATTGGTTGAACTACTTGATGTTGACGCACTTGCACCAATCGCTGCAAAAGCTTTATCACACACATTATTAATGTTTGATGCTTTCTATACTGTTGAAGAAAAAGCAAAAGAAGGTAACAAATTCGCACAGCAAGTTATGCAATCTTGGGCTGATGCGGAATGGTTCTTAAGCAAACCTGAAGTTGCTGAAAAAATTACAGTAACTGTATTTAAAGTACCTGGCGAAACGAATACTGATGATTTATCGCCTGCACCTGATGCATGGTCTCGTCCAGATATTCCACTGCATGCACTTGCAATGCTTAAAAATGAGCGTGAAGGTGTTTCTGCTACGCCATTACAAGCTATTGAAGAACTCAAAGAAAAAGGTCATCAAGTTGCTTACGTTGGTGATGTTGTTGGTACGGGTTCATCTCGTAAATCAGCGACTAACTCTGTGTTATGGTGTATGGGTGATGATATCCCGTTCGTACCTAACAAACGTGGCGGTGGTATTTGTATCGGTTCTAAAATCGCGCCAATCTTCTTCAATACAATGGAAGATTCAGGTGCACTACCGTTAGAATTTGATGTAAGTGACCTAAGCACGGGTGACGTTATTGATATCTACCCTTACCAAGGTGTGGTTAAAGCTAACGAAACTGGCGCTGCAATTACAGAATTTAAAATTAAAACAGATGTAATTCTGGATGAAGTGCGTGCTGGTGGTCGTATTCCACTGATTATCGGTCGTGGTTTAACGACGCGTGCACGTACTGCGTTAGGTCTAGAAGATTCAACTGTATTCCGTCTACCTGAAGATGTAGCGGCTTCGAGCAAAGGTTACTCTTTAGCACAGAAGATGGTTGGTAAAGCATGTGGTGTAACGGGCGTTCGTCCTAACCAATATTGCGAGCCAAAAATGACAACGGTTGGTTCTCAAGATACAACGGGTCCAATGACACGTGATGAGCTTAAAGATCTAGCGTGTCTTGGTTTCTCAGCTGACTTAGTTATGCAGTCTTTCTGTCATACAGCGGCTTATCCAAAACCAGTTGATGTACAAACTCACCATACGTTACCTGACTTTATTCGTAACCGTGCGGGTGTTTCTCTACGTCCGGGTGATGGTGTAATTCACTCATGGTTAAACCGTATGTTATTACCAGATACAGTTGGTACTGGTGGTGATTCACATACACGTTTCCCATTAGGTATTTCATTCCCTGCGGGTTCTGGCCTAGTTGCATTTGCAGCAGCAACAGGTGTTATGCCACTTGATATGCCAGAGTCTATCTTGGTACGCTTTAAAGGTGAACTACAGCCGGGTATCACATTACGTGACCTTGTTAATGCTATCCCTTACTATGCGATCCAGAAAGGTCTACTGACTGTTGAGAAAGAAGGTAAAATCAATGCATTCTCTGGTCGTGTACTAGAAATTGAAGGTTTACCTGAGCTTAAAGTTGAGCAAGCATTTGAATTATCAGATGCATCTGCAGAGCGTTCTGCTGCAGGTTGTTCAATCAAACTTAGCGAAGCACCAATCATTGAATATCTAGAGTCTAACATAGTGATGTTAAACTGGATGATTGCTGAAGGTTATGGCGATCCTAAAACGATTGCTCGCCGTGTAGCTGAAATGAAAGCTTGGATTGCTGATCCACAACTACTTGAAGCTGACGCAGATGCAGAATACGCAGAGATCATCGAGATCGATCTAGCTGACGTGAAAGAACCTATCCTAGCTTGTCCAAATGATCCAGATGATGTGAAACTGTTATCTGATGTTGCTGGTGTTGCAATTGACGAAGTATTTGTTGGTTCATGTATGACTAACATCGGTCACTTCCGTGCTGCTGGTAAGTTACTTGAGAAGTTCAACGGTTCACTACCAACACGTATGTGGGTAACACCACCAACGCGTATGGACGCTGCACAACTAAGTGACGAAGGTTATTACTCAATCTTCGGCAAAGCTGGCGCTCGTACTGAAATGCCAGGTTGTTCACTATGTATGGGTAACCAAGCCCGTGTAGGTGATAATACGACAGTTGTTTCTACTTCAACACGTAACTTCCCGAACCGTCTTGGTACTGGTGCAATGGTTTACCTGAGTTCTGCTGAAGTTGCTGCAGTTGCGGCAATTAAAGGTAAGATCCCAACCGTTGCTGAGTACATGGAACTGGCTTCTGAGATTGATGCAACAGCGGCGGATACATACCGTTACTTAAACTTCGACAAAATCGCATCTTACATAGAAAAAGCGAACGAAGTTATTGCTCAAGAAGCAGTTTAA
- a CDS encoding patatin-like phospholipase family protein gives MTADTDSSEPQRPKIGLALSGGGAKGAAHLGVIKYLEKNNIPVDYISGTSMGSFIGGMYAMGRSTEQIETILAEYDWSQGYNDDVPRESLSVREKQRQDSFQIQTNIGFDGTSIEYPSGFVQGQGMAKLLRLSTNSLPYVRHFDLLPIPYRAIATNVETMQEVVLERGDLSKVMQASMSIPGALTPVFIEDQHLVDGGMVNNLPVSILQDMGADIIIAVDIGSQLYSQEEITSAFLIFDQLSSSMTRASANQQILKLSERDVLLSPEIDGIGTADFALMPDAVKRGEKSAENASAKLTVLSVSDADYALYQQQKVIKKQQLAEIDTIDINSIKINTDTRLSPRVIENKLSIKKGDKISVAELEQKIDDLYALNLFQKIDYSITDKNGMQDLHVNVVEKSWGPGYVDFKFNIQQSTTSDDSQQIGLQYILSDLNRLGGEWRTELVYGSDSNISTELYTPIDYNQHFFFKTGVRLENYESKLYVGTVDNPDLNPIGDVFEYFPVRTEQVGVYAELGVIPFDWAEIAIGSYYQSGTAEIIGTNINNKFDSQGWYLKTRLDSFDNISFPTKGFKLDSDVYIDTGDYLNSSENNVFFSLDWRNAMSFNRSTFEFKASIASYDGPAISPTFEVGLGGFQNLSGYGINELTGNHKGLLALIYRHRLLDNNFGAFSLPLYLGASVEQGNVWNDTDDISFNSTITAGSVFIALDTGIGPVMLSYGYAEGGHASAYLFIGNNF, from the coding sequence ATGACAGCAGATACTGACAGCAGTGAACCGCAGCGGCCTAAAATTGGTCTTGCCTTAAGTGGTGGTGGTGCAAAAGGTGCTGCGCATTTAGGTGTCATTAAGTATTTAGAAAAAAATAATATCCCCGTTGATTATATATCGGGTACCAGTATGGGCTCGTTTATTGGTGGTATGTATGCCATGGGACGTTCAACGGAGCAAATCGAAACCATACTAGCGGAGTATGATTGGAGCCAAGGGTACAATGATGACGTACCGCGCGAGAGTCTTTCAGTGAGAGAGAAGCAGCGTCAGGACTCGTTTCAGATACAGACTAATATAGGCTTTGATGGGACAAGTATTGAATACCCATCTGGCTTTGTCCAAGGCCAAGGCATGGCAAAATTATTACGTCTATCAACCAATAGTTTGCCTTATGTTCGCCACTTTGATTTGTTACCTATTCCTTACCGTGCGATAGCGACGAATGTTGAAACCATGCAAGAAGTTGTATTAGAGCGTGGTGATTTATCGAAAGTGATGCAAGCGAGTATGTCTATTCCTGGTGCGTTAACACCTGTATTTATAGAAGATCAGCACCTTGTTGATGGTGGTATGGTTAATAATTTACCGGTATCTATCTTACAAGATATGGGGGCGGATATTATTATCGCTGTAGATATCGGCTCACAGCTTTATAGTCAGGAAGAAATCACCAGTGCTTTCCTTATCTTTGATCAACTGTCTAGTTCAATGACTCGTGCCAGTGCCAATCAACAAATTTTGAAACTATCAGAACGGGACGTGCTACTTAGTCCTGAGATTGATGGCATCGGAACAGCTGATTTTGCATTAATGCCTGATGCTGTTAAACGTGGTGAAAAATCGGCTGAAAATGCCAGTGCCAAGTTAACGGTATTATCAGTATCTGATGCGGACTATGCCTTGTACCAGCAGCAAAAGGTAATCAAAAAGCAGCAGCTGGCAGAAATAGATACCATTGATATCAATAGTATTAAAATTAATACCGATACACGATTAAGCCCGCGAGTTATCGAAAACAAATTAAGTATAAAAAAAGGCGATAAGATCTCGGTTGCAGAGTTAGAGCAAAAAATTGACGATCTTTATGCATTAAATTTATTTCAAAAAATAGATTACAGTATTACTGATAAAAATGGCATGCAGGACTTACACGTTAATGTGGTAGAGAAAAGTTGGGGTCCAGGTTATGTGGATTTTAAGTTCAACATTCAACAATCAACCACCAGTGATGACAGTCAGCAAATCGGTTTGCAATATATCTTAAGTGATTTGAATCGATTGGGCGGGGAGTGGCGTACTGAACTTGTGTATGGTTCGGATTCAAATATCAGTACTGAGTTATATACACCGATTGATTATAACCAACACTTTTTCTTTAAAACTGGTGTACGCCTAGAGAATTATGAAAGTAAACTTTATGTCGGCACTGTTGATAACCCAGATTTAAACCCGATTGGTGATGTGTTTGAATACTTCCCTGTGAGAACAGAGCAAGTGGGCGTTTACGCTGAGTTAGGGGTTATTCCTTTTGACTGGGCTGAGATTGCTATCGGCAGCTACTATCAATCTGGAACGGCTGAAATTATCGGTACCAATATTAATAATAAATTTGATAGTCAGGGTTGGTATTTAAAAACACGTTTAGATTCATTTGATAACATCTCCTTTCCAACAAAGGGATTTAAGCTTGATTCAGATGTTTATATAGATACTGGTGATTATTTAAATAGCAGTGAAAATAATGTCTTTTTCAGCTTGGATTGGCGTAATGCGATGTCATTCAATCGTTCTACGTTTGAGTTTAAGGCATCGATAGCGAGTTATGATGGTCCGGCTATTTCACCTACCTTTGAAGTCGGATTAGGTGGTTTTCAAAATCTATCTGGTTACGGCATTAATGAACTAACCGGTAATCACAAAGGACTGCTGGCATTAATCTATCGTCATCGTTTATTGGATAATAATTTTGGCGCTTTCTCATTACCACTTTATCTAGGTGCTTCAGTCGAGCAAGGTAATGTGTGGAACGATACTGATGATATTAGTTTTAATTCGACTATTACTGCGGGTAGTGTGTTTATCGCTTTAGATACCGGCATTGGTCCAGTGATGTTGTCTTATGGTTATGCTGAAGGTGGGCATGCTTCAGCCTACCTCTTCATTGGTAATAATTTCTAG